The following coding sequences are from one Gossypium hirsutum isolate 1008001.06 chromosome A12, Gossypium_hirsutum_v2.1, whole genome shotgun sequence window:
- the LOC107934042 gene encoding chaperone protein dnaJ C76, chloroplastic, whose amino-acid sequence MAQLLSPVYTDTLKIHNPSLNMSRRSSWKAYAKTGASWSLMGHGGQRRGCGRVKLASGNSASTDSLADDYYAVLGLLPDATPEEIKKAYYNCMKACHPDLSGNDPETTNFCMFINEVYGVLSDPVQRMVYDEIHGYALTAMNPFMDDSAPRDHVFVDEFSCIGCKNCANVACDVFRIEEDFGRARVHSQFGNPELVQEAIDSCPVDCIHWTSAAQLSLLEDEMRRVERVNVALMLSGMGSASTDVFRMASSRWEKRQAKVLEQAKVRMMQQKDADKTDSYWTNLWGKPKQYKKSEEEVKERAKRAAAAAKRWREYSRRGVDKAPTVKLPDPLSNSSKHN is encoded by the exons ATGGCTCAGCTACTCTCTCCTGTATATACAGATACTCTTAAAATCCATAACCCATCTTTAAATATGAGCAGAAGAAGCTCATGGAAGGCCTATGCTAAGACTGGAGCTTCTTGGAGCTTGATGGGTCATGGTGGTCAAAGGAGAGGTTGTGGCAGAGTCAAGCTTGCTTCCGGAAATTCTGCTTCTACTGATTCTCTTGCCGATGATTATTATGCTGTTCTTGGTCTG CTTCCGGACGCAACACCAGAGGAGATAAAAAAGGCTTATTATAATTGCATGAAGGCTTGTCATCCGGACCTAAGTGGCAATGATCCAGAGACTACAAATTTCTGCATGTTCATCAATGAGGTCTATGGG GTTCTCAGTGACCCCGTACAGCGCATGGTTTATGATGAAATTCATGGCTATGCGTTGACTGCAATGAATCCTTTCATGGATGATTCCGCCCCAAGAGACCATGTATTTGTCGACGAGTTTAGTTGCATAG GCTGCAAAAATTGTGCCAATGTTGCCTGTGATGTGTTTAGAATTGAAGAAGACTTTGGACGAGCCAGAGTTCACAGTCAGTTTGGGAATCCTGAACTAGTGCAAGAGGCAATTGACAGTTG CCCAGTTGATTGCATCCATTGGACTTCTGCGGCACAATTATCATTGCTTGAAGATGAAATGCGCAGGGTAGAAAGAGTTAAT GTTGCATTGATGCTTTCAGGAATGGGATCTGCATCAACAGATGTATTCAGAATG GCAAGTTCTCGATGGGAAAAGAGGCAGGCAAAAGTTTTG GAACAAGCTAAAGTAAGGATGATGCAGCAGAAAGATGCTGATAAAACGGACTCATACTGGACCAACCTTTGGGGCAAGCCAAAACAATACAAGAAATCAG AGGAGGAAGTCAAAGAGAGAGCAAAAAGGGCTGCCGCAGCTGCGAAAAGATGGAGGGAATATTCAAGGAGGGGTGTGGATAAGGCTCCCACCGTTAAACTACCAGATCCACTCTCAAACTCCAGCAAacacaattaa